Sequence from the Bacillus sp. BGMRC 2118 genome:
ACAGAGTGATAAGGTGAAAGTGAGCCCCGATACCCACTAAAATGAAGCCGGGAATAATATTTTGGTACTCACGATTACTGTATGCCTGTGCTAAAAAAGCAACGCCGATTATCAGTAATAATGTAGGCCACGAATAAAAGGGTTGAAGCACGGTAAATTGAAGTTGATCTAAAAAAAAATATAATCCAATTCCAATTAATATTATACCTGGAAATATACTTTGCTTTTTCATATAAGCTCCTTTCAGGTGTGGAAAGAAATACAAGTGCACATAGCTTGATTAACGTATTTGTTTTTGATAATGTTCTCTTTGGAGTTATTTTTTGTGTATATGTATAAATTGTAGATGCGAGATATCAATATTTTATCATAGGTTTCATAGTCTGTTCACAATTTTGAACAGAATGCGAATAGTAGACATGGTATAATGGTATGAGAATATTTTGGGGGTGAATTGTACAAATGCATATCGTAGTTGTCGGCTTAAATCATAAAACTGCCCCTGTTGAGATTCGTGAAAGGTTAACATTTAATGCAGCAGAGTTGCCTCTTGCAATGAAGCAATTAAATAAACAAAAAAGTATTTTAGAAAATATTATTGTATCAACCTGTAATCGAACCGAAATTTATGCAGTTGTAGACCAACTTCACACTGGTCGTTATTATATAAAGTCGTTTTTATCTGATTGGTTTAACATTGATAAAAATGAGATTTCTCCTTTCTTAACTATTTATGAAAACGATGCGGCTGTTGAGCATTTGTATCGTGTTTCATGTGGACTTGATTCTATGGTTTTAGGAGAAACTCAAATTCTAGGTCAAGTTCGAACTAGCTTTCTTGAAGCACAAGAAGCTCATGCAACAGGAACGGTATTTAATCATCTATTCAAACAATCCATTACGTTAGCAAAAAAGGCGCATTCTGATACAGAAATTGGAGCGAACGCAGTATCTGTAAGTTATGCAGCGGTTGAGCTAGCTAAGAAGATTTTTGGACAGTTAACGAATAAGCATGTTGTCATTCTTGGTGCAGGTAAAATGGGTGAATTGGCTGTACAAAACCTACATGGTAACGGTGTAGAACGTGTTACTGTAGTGAACCGTACACTTGAAAAGGCTGAGCAGTTGGCAACGAAGTTTAAAGGCGTTGCACAACCAATGGAAATGCTGGAATCTGTATTAACAGAAGCAGACATCGTGATTAGCTCAACAGGCTCAAAAGACTATGTGATCACAGAGAGTATGATGTCAAAGGTTGAAAAGAAACGTAAAGGACGTCCGATTTTCTTAGTAGATATTGCCGTACCTCGTGATTTAGACCCGAACTTGTCAAACTTGGAAAGTGTATTCCTTTATGATATCGATGATTTACAAGGTATCGTTGAAGCAAACATGGAAGAGCGTCAAGCTGAAGCAGAAAAGATTGAATTAATGATTGAAGAAGAGATTGTGGAATTTAACGTTTGGCTTAGAACTCTTGGAGTTGTTCCTGTTATTTCTGCACTGCGTCAAAAGGCTCTTACCATTCAGGAAGAAACGATGCAAAGTATTGAGAGAAAGCTTCCCGACTTAACAGATCGTGAAAAGAAGGTGTTAAATAAGCACACGAAGAGCATTATTAACCAACTTCTAAAAGACCCGATCTTAAAAGCGAAGGAAATGGCTGGAGAAGCGGATGCTGAACAATCACTAAAGCTGTTCATGAAAATATTTGATATTGAAGAAGCTGTAGAATTACAGAAATCAAGTGAGATTCATGCTGAAACAACAGAAGTAAAATGGCATGTGTCACCTCAAGAAGCTTCAGCAAAGATCTAAGTGAGGATTTTGTAGAATGAGCTGGGTTTATGATCTAACAATTATCATATATGCTTTGAGTGTTTTATTATACTTTATTGATTTTCTAAACAACAACCGGAAGGCAAATCGAATCGCCTTCTGGTTGCTTTCTATTGTCTGGCTTTTACAAACGGTATTTTTTGTGATACGAATCATTGAAACAGGAAGTATCCCAATTTTAACGGTATTTGAGGGTTTGTATTTCTATTCGTGGGTTTTAATTACGTT
This genomic interval carries:
- a CDS encoding glutamyl-tRNA reductase gives rise to the protein MHIVVVGLNHKTAPVEIRERLTFNAAELPLAMKQLNKQKSILENIIVSTCNRTEIYAVVDQLHTGRYYIKSFLSDWFNIDKNEISPFLTIYENDAAVEHLYRVSCGLDSMVLGETQILGQVRTSFLEAQEAHATGTVFNHLFKQSITLAKKAHSDTEIGANAVSVSYAAVELAKKIFGQLTNKHVVILGAGKMGELAVQNLHGNGVERVTVVNRTLEKAEQLATKFKGVAQPMEMLESVLTEADIVISSTGSKDYVITESMMSKVEKKRKGRPIFLVDIAVPRDLDPNLSNLESVFLYDIDDLQGIVEANMEERQAEAEKIELMIEEEIVEFNVWLRTLGVVPVISALRQKALTIQEETMQSIERKLPDLTDREKKVLNKHTKSIINQLLKDPILKAKEMAGEADAEQSLKLFMKIFDIEEAVELQKSSEIHAETTEVKWHVSPQEASAKI